Proteins found in one Sphaeramia orbicularis chromosome 8, fSphaOr1.1, whole genome shotgun sequence genomic segment:
- the LOC115424212 gene encoding inward rectifier potassium channel 2-like, whose amino-acid sequence MGSVRSHRYSIVSSEEDGMKLATIAVPNGYGNGNVNKVHTEHQHQSRFVRKDGHCNVQFINMSEKGQRYLADIFTTCVDIRWRWMLVIFCLSFLLSWLFFGFVFWLVALTYGDLENENQMCVSNVDSFTAAFLFSVETQTTIGYGYRYVTEECPIAVFMVVFQSIVGCIIDAFIIGAVMAKMAKPKKRNETLVFSHYATVAMRDGKLCLMWRVGNLRKSHLVEAHVRAQLLKSRTTTEGEFIPLDQVDIDVGFDSGIDRIFLVSPITIVHEIDEDSPFYEMSKQELETSDFEIVVILEGMVEATAMTTQCRSSYVASEVLWGYRFEPVLFEEKNYYKVDYSRFDNTYEVPSTPHCSARELAEKKSNASSLRNSFCYENEVALEKVEMEEEFEEMGDREMRCVEIGALDDTNIEVVSGSQHNLDSMDLEERPLTAESEI is encoded by the coding sequence ATGGGGAGTGTGCGAAGCCACCGTTACAGCATTGTGTCCTCTGAGGAAGACGGCATGAAGCTGGCCACTATTGCTGTCCCGAATGGCTATGGAAACGGCAACGTTAACAAGGTGCACACAGAGCACCAACATCAGAGCCGTTTCGTCAGAAAGGATGGTCACTGCAATGTGCAGTTTATCAATATGAGTGAGAAGGGCCAGCGGTACCTGGCAGATATCTTCACCACCTGTGTGGACATTCGCTGGCGCTGGATGCTGGTCATATTCTGCCTTTCTTTTCTGCTGTCATGGTTGTTTTTCGGCTTCGTGTTCTGGCTTGTAGCCCTCACGTATGGGGACTTAGAGAATGAGAATCAGATGTGTGTTTCTAATGTTGACAGCTTCACTGCTGCCTTCTTATTCTCAGTGGAGACCCAAACCACCATTGGCTATGGGTATCGTTACGTGACAGAGGAATGCCCAATCGCTGTGTTTATGGTCGTCTTCCAAAGCATTGTGGGCTGCATCATTGATGCTTTCATCATTGGCGCTGTCATGGCCAAGATGGCCAAGcccaaaaaaagaaatgaaacccTGGTGTTCAGCCACTATGCTACGGTGGCCATGAGGGACGGTAAACTATGCCTAATGTGGCGTGTGGGGAACCTGAGGAAGAGTCACCTGGTGGAGGCTCATGTCCGGGCCCAGCTCCTGAAGTCCCGCACCACTACAGAAGGAGAGTTTATCCCTCTAGATCAAGTGGACATTGATGTAGGTTTCGACAGTGGCATTGACAGAATCTTCCTAGTCTCTCCAATCACTATTGTTCATGAGATTGATGAGGACAGTCCCTTCTATGAGATGAGCAAACAGGAGTTGGAAACATCAGACTTTGAGATTGTTGTGATTCTGGAGGGCATGGTCGAGGCAACAGCCATGACCACTCAGTGTCGGAGCTCCTACGTAGCCAGCGAAGTCCTCTGGGGCTACCGCTTTGAGCCTGTGCTCTTTGAAGAAAAGAACTATTACAAAGTGGACTACTCTCGCTTTGACAACACCTACGAGGTGCCCAGCACACCCCACTGTAGTGCCAGGGAACTGGCAGAGAAGAAGTCCAACGCCTCCAGCTTGAGAAACTCCTTTTGTTACGAGAACGAGGTGGCACTTGAAAAAGTAGAGATGGAGGAGGAGTTTGAGGAGATGGGAGACAGGGAGATGAGGTGCGTTGAAATTGGTGCACTTGATGACACAAATATAGAGGTAGTGTCTGGTTCTCAGCACAATCTGGACTCCATGGATTTAGAGGAGAGGCCTTTGACAGCAGAATCAGAAATATGA
- the LOC115424803 gene encoding inward rectifier potassium channel 16-like: MQTETAEQVVIDTSSTTVHTLGPKDARKIRYMQKDGRFPVVFHKASDWSPYLMDIFTTLVEIRWRVMFLVFSLSYILSWIFFGLCYWLIAYVNGDDSNDDDKICIYNVRGFTGAFLFSMETQATIGYGFRGMSENCMVAIIVVTVQDVLSCLIDTIIIGIVIAKMASARKRAQTVGFSNFVVVSLRDGVLCLSWRLGDFRRNHIVEGVTTAQLIRYVKKPMGYVVISYQNLEIEEREIVLATPALIIHKLQPGSPLYGLGPDDLLEENFELVVSFTYTGDSTGMLHQTRTSYTPSDIRWGQRFQNMLKVGKRHYKVDYALFNETIWVPVPLMSAEEYDRRRRPVEPNTPSLQPDKRSRHTCAVTPDSTEEVMHQTCL; this comes from the coding sequence ATGCAGACAGAGACGGCTGAGCAGGTTGTCATCGACACCAGCTCCACCACCGTCCACACACTGGGGCCAAAGGATGCCAGGAAGATACGCTACATGCAGAAAGATGGCAGGTTTCCGGTTGTTTTCCACAAGGCCTCTGACTGGAGCCCGTATTTGATGGACATCTTCACCACTTTAGTTGAAATCCGATGGAGGGTGATGTTCCTCGTGTTTTCCCTGTCGTACATTCTCTCCTGGATCTTTTTTGGCCTTTGCTATTGGCTTATTGCCTATGTGAATGGGGATGATAGCAACGATGATGATAAAATCTGTATTTATAATGTGCGTGGTTTCACTGGAGCCTTTCTGTTCTCAATGGAAACCCAGGCCACTATCGGTTACGGCTTCAGAGGGATGTCTGAGAACTGCATGGTGGCTATCATCGTGGTTACAGTTCAAGACGTACTCAGCTGCCTCATTGACACCATAATCATTGGTATTGTTATTGCTAAAATGGCATCTGCCCGAAAGAGAGCTCAAACGGTGGGTTTTAGCAACTTTGTAGTCGTCAGTTTGCGAGATGGCGTGCTGTGTCTGTCATGGCGTCTGGGGGACTTCAGAAGGAATCACATCGTGGAGGGTGTTACCACAGCCCAGTTGATTCGCTATGTGAAAAAACCAATGGGCTATGTTGTGATTTCATACCAGAACCTGGAAATTGAAGAGCGGGAAATTGTCCTAGCCACTCCCGCCCTCATTATTCACAAACTGCAGCCTGGTAGCCCCCTTTATGGCCTGGGCCCTGATGACCTACTGGAGGAAAACTTTGAGCTGGTGGTGTCTTTTACCTACACTGGTGACTCTACAGGCATGCTCCACCAGACACGAACCTCCTACACACCTTCAGACATCCGCTGGGGGCAACGATTCCAGAACATGCTGAAAGTGGGTAAGAGGCACTACAAAGTGGATTACGCTCTGTTTAATGAGACTATATGGGTGCCGGTGCCCTTGATGAGTGCAGAGGAGTATGACAGGAGGAGGCGCCCAGTAGAGCCAAACACTCCATCCTTACAACCAGACAAGAGGAGCAGACACACCTGTGCAGTGACTCCAGACAGTACTGAAGAGGTGATGCACCAAACCTGCCTGTAG